Proteins encoded by one window of Salarias fasciatus chromosome 1, fSalaFa1.1, whole genome shotgun sequence:
- the baz2ba gene encoding bromodomain adjacent to zinc finger domain protein 2B isoform X8 yields the protein MESGERLASPAPTLSAARTSSPAASSSSSSSSSSSSSSSSSSSPAPHSKSSLAPSPSALGSTLSTSGRLFGAAGEQPFIGSTLSSAFPLVNHPAFGALYTAGAGRPEFGGLGSLGMSAALAAHPQLGALSEWWRAAEAHGRGAAAFLPSFIGFPPFFTPHIQPNHSASPVQIRMPSKNSHTPPKGVNGAVNGSGVCPPTTQSGSVSVSPTPVQASAKPAKNSDPSNSHRSSPQNNPADLLEKTIQKPKEKKARKKQAEAALASNSESGTSSDSSSDGSLSSDLEDLPEDDEDDDDDDEDDEEEDKQSEFSDSEKRTKKKAKVLISTTGTAKTEAENKKDTQKVSSNPPTLVPLPCSVSPPALSQTSPLALHSSRSRAEGQQQHFSVIQSTGLAANSKPLALLSQPRRESSPSSSPIALTTSPKALSSTASPKPPKLLPSSSPQHLPLSLCSSPKPLSVPSPPRSTLPVSTSPKPFGLTSSVTSSQKSSLKPPKLTVPGSAKSNKRKLLEASLAQINEFRLKQTLMSQGQTFPAELKKQQQGPNKSPKRTSLSSSPLPPVPPPPPQNNHSNLFLSSALLGLPEPHHPNGVIQSTTQDAPLALITKPRKDSASQGKSPQRDSDLGSMPVNLSTGASRTPAAAHAGPPSQPPTTSPHATGHGSRKNKTPKAKGQTPGQGQGQGQGQGQGQGQGQADPLAAWKGFSQNHLVQSLVDLFRGGESGIGIPGVSIPGVGVPGVGIPGTCNPTAGLPANKESDDSGDDDDDEDDDLEEEEEEDEEDSDESLSESDSNSDSDISGKKVKELKLLPSGSSKKEMTPRRLTKGAELLNTSTNHTATSCSPLNLQVVKSPSIATSSSALAYHSSPGSSSYSLASPLGLGKRKRVMDEKELMIPLELGWRRETRIKSVAGRPQGEVAYYAPCGKKLRQYPDVMKYLSRNGISGITRDNFSFSAKIRVGDFYEAREGPQGLQWSLLKEEEVIPRILAMEGRRGRPPNSDRQLAGDTAKGNRRRKGRPPNVGDPLVPEGPSPSEVKLLRKLEAQEIARQAAQMKLMRKLEKQALARAAKEARKQQAIMAAEERRKQKEQIKILKQQEKIKRIQQIRMEKELRAQQILEAKRKKKEEAANAKILEAEKRIKEKELRRQQAEILKHQERERRRQHVMLMKAVEARKKAEERERLRQEKRDEKRLNKERKLEQRRLELEIARELKKPNEDMCLSDHKALPEFSRIPGLILPGRAVSDCLMLMQFLRGFGKVLGLDLNVDVPTLGMLQEGLLNVGDSMGQVQDLVVKLLSLAVCDPGLPPGQKTKTMLGDHLTNVGINRDNVSEVLQMYMGAHCVNTELAPLALSLKTKAFQAHSPAQKASILGFLANELACSKAVISEIDKSLDQMANMRKDKIITEGKLKKLRTIYAKRTGKREASVGVEENQSIGTPSSAVKRKRKMGADSDDDDDDDDDSDDQADEDDDEEEEEIKKVKKVETYDEDDVDHATSIEELEKQIEKLAKQHHQTRKKLFEISHSLRSMMYGQDRYRRRYWVLPHCGGVFIEAMESGEAPEELEEERQRRRRAAEEVKVKEEPQEIELQKEKPANMEGQIIRTQGLVQQKVEEKEHEGKKSSPTHFYQQAGCVSKLCALREVSKESVKAEDKESPHMRQRGSPLGAPIATTTVTSSSPTSNTPEPATATTPSMVTTNDTANILPPTSTSLSVPYLPAPRESPGNTPPTSSPHFSFQTNDQLLRVLTERSGHWFSLLPRNPCDLASLTTTPPGAQRVSPQASSTPGRARSPPPSPALPLTPSAASASASPHHPAGLLNYPLSALQVKSGGSLLGVSFGSWPSGVISPSLPLCSSPSPVPGHSLEGNTAASVSSKSESPLPRIEKMSAIPSPALEMPKSLDHPIPRPIPEEMLTGWWRVSDIEELRALVSALHSRGIREKGLQRQMQKYMEIIPQVCTKHRDVAMIELHELEESQVSVESVRGWCVEEQAMEMDIAVLQQVEELERKVTAASLQVKGWTYPDPQSEREDLVYYEHKPPTKTTPASSGDKDSREHPEERGDKGGVMRHPDNPLDIAVTRLADLERNIERSGEEEVAHGMKVWRKALSEVRSAAQLAMCIQQLQKSIAWERSIMKVYCQMCKKGDNEDLLLLCDGCDKGCHTYCHKPKITSIPEGDWYCPACISKASGPSPKSKKPPAKPVAASGGGGKKGEVKKNGKQAGNGEVSEDDSASASSTPKKGAKDANRKRKTEEGSPAPVAASQESPVCVKRAKTARDNNRDLGLCRVLLAELERHQDAWPFLTPVNLKSVPGYKKVIKKPMDFSTIREKLVSSQYQNLETFIIDVNLVFDNCEKFNEDNSDIGRAGHNMRKFFEKRWTELLKQTN from the exons atggAGTCTGGAGAGCGGCTGGCCTCCCCTGCGCCCACCCTGTCTGCTGCTCGCACCTCCTCCCCTgcggcctcttcctcctcctcctcctcttcctcctcctcctcctcttcctcatcttcatcatcgccTGCACCCCACTCTAAGAGCAGCCTGGCCCCGAGCCCCTCGGCACTGGGATCCACCCTCAGCACCTCTG GCCGTCTGTTTGGAGCAGCGGGAGAGCAGCCCTTCATTGGCTCCACATTGTCAAGTGCCTTCCCTCTGGTCAACCACCCAGCCTTCGGAGCCCTCTACACTGCCGGAGCGGGCAGGCCCGAGTTTGGAGGCCTGGGCTCCCTTGGCATGTCAGCTGCTTTGGCTGCCCACCCCCAGCTGGGAGCCCTCTCTG AATGGTGGAGAGCTGCTGAAGCCCATggacgaggagctgctgccTTTCTCCCCTCTTTCATAGGCTTCCCACCATTCTTCACTCCGCACATTCAGCCCAACCACAGCGCCAGTCCTGTTCAGATCAGGATGCCGAGCAAGAACAGCCATACCCCACCTAAAG GGGTGAATGGCGCAGTGAACGGCAGTGGGGTCTGTCCTCCCACCACACAATCAGGGAGCGTTTCTGTGAGTCCAACTCCTGTTCAGGCATCAGCCAAGCCAGCCAAAAACTCAGACCCCTCCAACAGCCACCGTAGCAGCCCGCAGAACAATCCAGCAGATTTGTTAGAAAAGACGATTCAGAAGCCTAAAGAGAAG AAGGCACGAAAGAAGCAGGCAGAAGCTGCTTTGGCGAGCAACAGCGAATCAGGCACATCTTCAGACAGTTCGAGCGACGGCTCCCTCAGCAGTGATCTGGAGGACTTAccagaggatgatgaagatgacgacgacgatgatgagGACGACGAAGAAGAGGACAAACAGAGCGAGTTTTCAGACTCTGAGAAGCGCACAAAGAAGAAAGCAAAG GTTTTGATATCAACCACTGGAACTGCAAAGactgaagcagaaaacaaaaaagacaccCAGAAAGTCTCTTCCAACCCCCCAACCCTCGTGCCCCTGCCCTGCTCCGTCTCCCCTCCCGCCTTGTCCCAAACATCCCCACTGGCCCTGCACAGCTCCAGATCCCGAGCGGAGGGgcaacagcagcacttcagTGTGATCCAGTCTACTGGCCTGGCGGCAAACTCAAAGCCCCTGGCGCTCCTCTCACAGCCCCGCAGAGAGTCGTCCCCGTCTTCCTCCCCCATAGCTCTCACCACATCTCCAAAGGCGCTCTCCAGCACTGCCTCTCCCAAACCTCCCAAActgctgccctcctcctcccctcagcacctgcccctctccctctgctcctccccgAAGCCTCTCTCAGtcccctctcctccccgctCCACTCTCCCAGTGTCTACCTCCCCAAAACCCTTCGGTTTGACCTCATCTGTAACAAGTTCCCAGAAGTCCTCGCTGAAGCCACCAAAGCTCACTGTTCCTGGCTCCGCCAAATCCAACAAGAGGAAACTGCTGGAAGCTTCACTTGCGCAGATCAATGAGTTCAGGCTCAAACAG ACTCTCATGTCCCAAGGGCAGACGTTCCCAGCTgagctgaagaagcagcagcaggggccAAACAAATCTCCCAAGAGGACATCTCTGTCTTCATCCCCATTGCCAcccgttcctcctcctccgccccagAACAATCACTCCAACCTCTTCCTCTCGAGTGCCCTGCTGGGGCTCCCTGAACCCCATCACCCAAATGGAGTCATCCAAAGCACCACTCAGGACGCACCTTTGGCCCTCATCACCAAACCTCGCAAAGACTCGGCCTCTCAAGGCAAGTCTCCTCAGCGCGACTCGGACCTTGGGTCGATGCCTGTCAATCTGAGCACAGGGGCGAGTCGGACCCCAGCAGCCGCCCATGCTGGGCCTCCTTCACAGCCCCCCACTACCTCACCCCATGCCACAGGTCATGGATCCAGAAAGAACAAGACTCCCAAGGCAAAGGGACAGACCccgggacagggacagggacagggacagggacagggacagggacagggacagggacaagCGGACCCTTTAGCTGCCTGGAAGGGCTTTTCTCAGAACCATCTGGTACAGTCTCTAGTAGATTTGTTTCGAGGAGGAGAGTCTGGGATTGGGATTCCTGGAGTCAGTATCCCTGGAGTTGGAGTCCCCGGGGTGGGAATCCCTGGGACGTGTAACCCCACAGCTGGTCTCCCCGCTAACAAGGAATCTGACGACTCAggagatgatgatgacgatgaggATGACGAcctcgaggaggaggaggaggaggatgaagaggattcCGATGAGAGCCTGTCAG AGTCTGACAGCAACTCAGACAGTGACATATCTGGCAAGAAAGTGAAGGAGTTAAAGCTGCTGCCGTCTGGATCTTCTAAGAAGGAGATGACTCCCCGTAGGCTAACCAAAGGCGCAGAACTACTGAACACCTCAACCAATCACACCGCCACCAGCTGCTCCCCTCTCAATCTGCAGGTCGTCAAGTCTCCCTCCATTGCCACCAGCTCCAGTGCCTTGGCCTATCATAGCTCTCCAGGCTCTTCGTCCTACAGCCTGGCCTCTCCTCTGG GCttaggaaagaggaagagggtgATGGATGAGAAAGAGTTGATGATACCTCTGGAGTTGGG atggcgGAGAGAAACCAGAATCAAATCAGTGGCTGGACGGCCGCAGGGCGAAGTGGCCTACTATGCCCCCTGTGGCAAGAAACTGAGGCAATACCCGGATGTGATGAAG TATCTATCCAGAAATGGAATAAGTGGCATCACGCGTGATAATTTTAGCTTCAGTGCAAAGATAAGGGTTGGTGACTTCTATGAAGCCAGAGAAGGACCCCAG gGTTTACAATGGAGCCTCTTAAAGGAAGAGGAGGTCATTCCTCGTATTTTGGCAATGGAAGGTCGTAGGGGTCGTCCCCCGAATTCTGATCGCCAGTTAGCGGGCGACACTGCCAAAGGCAACCGACGGAGAAAGGGGCGACCCCCGAATGTGGGCGATCCACTGGTGCCCGAGGGCCCCAGTCCCAGTGAGGTCAAACTTCTGCGCAAGCTGGAAGCTCAAG AAATAGCTCGACAGGCCGCCCAGATGAAACTGATGAGAAAACTGGAAAAGCAAGCACTGGCCCGTGCAGCCAAAGAGGCTCGCAAACAGCAAG CTATCATGGCAGCGGAGGAGCGAAGGAAGCAGAAAGAGCAGATCAAAATTCTCAAACAGCAA gaaAAGATCAAGCGCATTCAGCAAATTCGGATGGAGAAGGAACTCAGAGCGCAGCAAATTTTGGAG GCCAAACgtaagaagaaggaagaagccGCCAATGCCAAAATATTGGAAGCTGAAAAACGCATAAAG GAAAAGGAGTTGAGGAGACAGCAGGCGGAGATTCTGAAACACCAG gagagggagaggaggagacaacATGTAATGCTGATGAAGGCTGTCGAGGCGCGCAAGAAAGCAGAG GAGCGTGAACGCTTGCGGCAGgagaaaagagatgaaaagCGCCTGAATAAAGAGCGTAAACTGGAGCAACGGAGACTGGAGCTGGAGATAGCAAGGGAACTGAAGAAGCCAAATGAAGATATGTGTCTGTCTGATCATAAg gcTCTCCCAGAGTTTTCTCGCATTCCCGGACTAATCCTTCCGGGACGTGCTGTGTCGGACTGCCTCATGCTGATGCAGTTTTTGCGAGGCTTTGGGAAGGTTTTGGGTCTGGATCTGAATGTGGATGTTCCCACCCTGGGAATGTTGCAGGAGGGCTTACTAAATGTGGGGGACAGCATGGGCCAAGTTCAGGACCTCGTGGTCAAACTGCTTTCTCTGGCAGTTTGTGATCCTGGTCTGCCACCTGGGCAAAAG acTAAAACCATGCTTGGGGACCACCTGACCAACGTTGGCATCAACAGGGATAACGTCTCTGAGGTGCTGCAGATGTATATGGGAGCGCATTGTGTCAATACAGAGTTGGCTCCTCTGGCCCTCAGTTTGAAGACCAAGGCCTTCCAGGCTCACTCGCCTGCCCAGAAGGCCTCAATCCTGGGTTTTCTGGCAAATGAGCTGGCCTGCAGCAAGGCGGTCATCAG CGAGATTGATAAAAGCCTGGATCAAATGGCAAATATGAGAAAGGACAAGATCATCACGGAGGGAAAACTGAAGAA gcTGAGGACCATTTATGCCAAGCGGACTGGGAAGAGGGAGGCCAGTGTGGGTGTGGAGGAGAACCAGTCCATTGGCACTCCGTCCTCTGCAGTCAAACGCAAGAGGAAGATGGGTGCGGACAGCGACgatgatgacgacgacgacgacgacagcGATGACCAGGCAGACGAGGAcgacgatgaggaggaggaagaaattaaaaaggttaaaaaagtcGAGACATATGATGAG GATGATGTTGACCATGCTACCAGCAttgaggagctggagaagcaaATAGAGAAATTAGCCAAG CAACATCATCAGACCAGGAAGAAGCTGTTTGAGATATCCCATTCTCTGCGCTCCATGATGTATGGACAGGACCGATACCGTCGTCGATACTGGGTGCTGCCGCACTGTGGAGGGGTCTTCATTGAAGCCATGGAGAGCGGAGAAG CTCCAGAGGAACTGGAGGAGGAGCgacagaggaggaggcgagCGGCAGAGGAGGTCAAGGTTAAAGAGGAACCTCAGGAGATCGAATTGCAGAAGGAGAAACCCGCCAACATGGAGGGCCAGATCATTCGAACACAAGGCTTAGTGCAGCAGAAAGTGGAGGAAAAGGAGCACGAGGGGAAGAAAAGCTCCCCGACTCACTTCTACCAGCAGGCGGGCTGCGTGTCCAAACTGTGCGCTCTTCGAGAAGTCAGCAAGGAGTCTGTGAAGGCGGAGGACAAGGAGAGTCCTCAcatgagacagagaggcagtCCCCTGGGCGCCCCCATCGCCACAACCACAGTGACATCGTCCTCCCCCACGAGCAATACCCCGGAGCCAGCAACAGCAACCACTCCCTCCATGGTGACCACGAACGACACTGCAAACATCCTTCCCCCAACTTCGACTTCGTTATCTGTCCCGTACCTGCCAGCTCCACGTGAAAGCCCAGGGAACACTCCCCCCACCTCGTCCCCCCACTTCTCCTTTCAGACCAACGACCAGCTGCTCAGAGTCCTCACGGAGAGGAGCGGACACTGGTTCAGTCTGCTCCCTCGCAACCCCTGCGACCTCGCGTCGCTCACCACAACGCCTCCAGGAGCGCAGCGCGTGTCCCCGCAGGCGTCCTCCACGCCGGGGAGAGCCCGgtccccgcccccctcccccgccctccccctcaCCCCTTCTGCCGCCTCGGCCTCCGCCAGCCCGCACCACCCAGCCGGCCTCCTCAACTACCCACTGTCTGCTCTGCAG GTGAAATCAGGCGGCTCGTTGCTTGGGGTTTCTTTCGGAAGCTGGCCCAGCGGCGTGATCAGTCCCAGCCTGCCGCTGTGCAGCAGCCCCAGCCCCGTGCCGGGTCATTCTCTGGAGGGCAACACAGCAGCAAGTGTCTCCAGTAAGAGTGAATCACCTTTACCTCGCATTGAGAAAATGTCCGCGATCCCCTCACCTGCCTTGGAGATGCCCAAATCCCTCGACCACCCCATACCGCGGCCCATTCCAGAGG AGATGCTGACAGGCTGGTGGCGAGTGTCTGACATCGAAGAGCTGAGGGCTCTAGTCAGTGCTCTGCACAGCCGAGGAATCAGGGAGAAGGGTCTCCAGAGGCAGATGCAGAAATACATGGAGATCATCCCCCAGGTCTGCACCAAACACAGAGACG TGGCCATGATCGAGCTCCATGAGCTGGAAGAAAGCCAGGTCAGTGTGGAGTCGGTGCGAGGCTGGTGTGTGGAGGAGCAGGCCATGGAAATGGACATAGCTGTGCTGCAACAGGTTGAAGAACTGGAGAGGAAGGTCACTGCAGCCAGCCTGCAGGTCAAG GGCTGGACGTACCCAGACCCTCAGTCCGAGCGGGAGGACCTAGTGTATTACGAGCACAAGCCGCCCACCAAGACCACGCCAGCATCATCGGGGGACAAGGACTCCAGGGAGCACCCTGAGGAGCGGGGGGACAAGGGTGGGGTGATGCGTCACCCGGACAACCCTCTGGACATTGCAGTGACACGTCTGGCCGATCTGGAGCGCAACATCGAGAGAAG cggtgaggaggaggtggcCCACGGCATGAAGGTTTGGAGGAAGGCCTTGAGTGAAGTGCGCAGCGCTGCCCAGCTGGCCATGTGCATCCAGCAACTGCAGAAGTCGATTGCCTGGGAAAGGTCCATCATGAAAGTG TACTGTCAGATGTGCAAGAAGGGGGATAATGAGGACCTTCTCCTGCTGTGTGACGGCTGTGACAAAGGCTGCCACACTTACTGTCACAAACCCAAGATCACCAGCATCCCCGAGGGAGACTGGTACTGCCCAGCCTGCATCTCCAAG